GGGGGAAAAGCAGTAATTATTGCTAATCCTGATAATAAAACAGATGAAATGCTCAGAGCCTATGGACGTTTTGTCAATAGTCTCAAGGGACGTTTTATTACAGGTCAAGATGTAAATATTACTCCTCAAGATGTTAGTACAATCCGCCAAGAAACTAACTATGTAGTAGGCGTAGAAGAAAAGTCTGGTGGACCAGCTCCGATAACAGCAATGGGAGTGTTTTTAGGAGTAAAAGCTGCTGTAGAATTTCGTTTAAATAAAACAGATGTTGCAGGAATAAAAGTTGCAGTCCAAGGGTTAGGAAACGTTGGCAAAAATCTCTGCAAGCACTTGCACGAAAACGGAGCAAAACTTTTTGTTACTGATATAAGTAGAGAGAAAACTGACGAAATTAAATGCCTTTATGGGGCAACTGTTGTAGAACCCAACGAAATTTACTCCCTTGATGTTGATATTTTTTCTCCTTGTGCTCTAGGAGGAATTCTTAATAGCGCCACAATTCCTCAAATTAAAGCTTCAATTGTTGCTGGCGCTGCTAATAATCAGCTAGAAGATGAAGTGCTTCACGGCAAGATACTGGAAGCAAAAAGAATTTTATATTGTCCGGATTATGTAATTAATGCAGGAGGTTTGATCAATGTTTACAACGAAATGATTGGCTATGACGAAGAAAGAGCTTTTCAACAATTAAATAACATTCATGACACTCTGTTGGAGATTTTTAGCAGAGCTCAAAAGCAAGAAATAACGACTCATGAGGCTTCTAAACGCCTAGCAGAGGATCGAATTTTGAAAGCTAAACATCTTAAAGCTATGGCTTTGGCGTAATTGAAGGAGTTACCAGTGGAAAGAAATACGTTTGCTACGTCTGCCTATATAGCAACTTCGCCGGAAATCGCCTTTGATTACCTTTGCGAGTTGAAAAATTTGGATGAGTGGACTTTATTTAGCCGGATGATAGAGCAGGTAGACGAAAATACCTGGCTGGGAACTGCCTCTGGCTATCAGCGAAATCTCTACTATCACGTGAGAAAGATTGAGAACTCACAGTTCTCTGGCATTGAGTGGCATTGTGGATTCGAGTATCAGAAGTACTTCCAGGTCTACCCTGTGCTGCTTTTCCCTCCTAACTACATAGAACCTGGTTCGGATGAAGCGGGAGTCTACTTCCATTGGCTCAGCTTTGTCGATCCAGACCGACGGACGCCAATGATCATGGAGGGAATTCACACTGTACATACTTCCGAATGTCGTTCGCTCAAAGCGATTTTGGAACGCAAAGCAGGTTGCAAGGAAGCACTGCAGGGCCGGTACAAGATTGAAACTGACACGATCTACATTGATGCTCCCATCGATTTAGCGATCGCCTACTTGCAAGATCTGCGAAATATTAATGAATGGGCGCACTTGCTGCGACCGCAGGGCGAGATTGGTTCTCACTCGGGTGAATTTCTCGATGAATATGACCAAAAGGTAAAAGTTACATTCCGGACGCACGATCTGAGTAACTACTACCTGATTGAACAGGATTACTTCTATCCCGACTACGGATTTATCCAGCGCTGCCCCGTCATTCTTATCCCCTGCTCATATGCTTTCGGCAACTCGTCCGCCCGTGGTTGCATCCAGCACCGGCTCTCATTCTGGCTAATAGATAAGCCACTCCGCCACGGCAAACTTCAGCTAGAGGATTTTGGTGCCGAAAGTATGAATATCAAGCGGATGCTTGAGGCGAAGGCAGGTAATTTGGAAACCTTTGCCCGTGGGATGAGCTATGTTGCCACTTAGCCTGGGTGCAGTAGAAGGTCTGTAGCTTTACTACGACTCAATCACAGCAAGTTTACGCAGCGGAATTTTATCAATTAATGGTATTAGACGGGATTTCATCTAATGGCTGATACTTTGGACGAACAGACTCCCCCGATGAACGCGGCGCCCGGCGAAGAGGACGTGATCCTCGACCTTCCGGCGCAATACTCCAGCGGCAATGCCGGCTTTTTTAACCGCCAGAACGAGTCCGTGCCGACCGCCGTCACGGTCGGCCCCGACGGCGCGCTCTACGCCTCCGAGCTGAGCGCGTTGCCCTACCCCAAAGGCTACGCCCGCGTGCTGCGCGTCAGCAATCCGGAGGGCGTCGCCAGCTACGACGGGCGCACCCCGGGCGGCACCGGCCAGATCTACGCCAGCGGCTTCGAGCAGCTCAACGGCCTGACGTTCGACGAGGACGGGGCGCTTTACGCCCTCGAATACGTCAACGGCAGCACCGTTTACGATCCGAAGATCCCGTTCGAAGACCTGCCGCCGAGCCGCTTGATCCGAGTCGACCCGGACGGCACGCGCAAGCAGATTTCGGGCGAGGAGCTGCGCTTCGGCAACTACGTGCTCGCGCACGAGGGCAAGGTTTATGCCGCGATCGGCAACGGCGACATCGACAAGGGCCAGGTGCTTGCCTACGAGCAAGACGCCGAGACCGGCGAGTGGTCATACAAGGTCGTGGCGGAGAACCTCAACAACCCGCGCGGCATGGACATCGGCCCCGACGGCAACCTCTACGTTCTCGAATCGGGCAAGGGCACGCCGGCGGACGACCCGAACGCTGAGGACGCGCTGAGCGTCCAATTCATTCCGGGTTTGGTCAGCCAGCGCGCCGGCTACACCGGCGCGATCAGCCGGATCGACATTGAGAACGGTGGCCAAGAGCGGGTTTACGAGGGTTTGCCCTCGACCATCGAATACAACCCGAACACCGGCGAGGACCGCATCCTTTCCATCGGTCCGAACGGCCTCGCAATCGGCGAGGACGGCACGGCGTGGATCGCCTCCGGCGGCGGCCTCTCGGTTCAAACCGCCGAGGCGTTGGGCGAGTTCGGCGAGGGCTTGCGCGGCGTGCTGCGCCTTGAAGGTCTGTTCGGCGAGGATCCCTCGCAGGCGACCTGGACCCCGGCGTTCGACTCGGTGCAATACGCCATCGAGAACGGCGCGGACGGCGCGACCACGCTGTTCAACACGCAGAGCAACCTGAATGACATCGAGATCGGCCCGGACGGCCAACTTTACGCCGTCGACGCGGCGCGCAACGTGATGTACGGCCTCAGCCCGGACGGTGAAGAGGTCGAAAGCGTCACCGTGCTGCAAAAGACCCCGCCGGTGCTCACCCCGCCGCAATACGGCTTGGTCGTCCAGGCGGGTGGCGATCCGAGCGCCGACTACCGCGTCGAGATCATCGAGCGTACCTTCAAGGGCGAGAACGACCTGCCCGACACGCCGGGCCGGCAGCAAGCGCTAGCGAACGCCGCGATGACCCCGGTCGAGGGCGGCAACGGCGAGCCGCCTCTGCGCGGCGAGGACGCCACGATCGGTGGCATTTTGGGCGAGGCCGGCGTGCCGGGCGATTTCTCCGGCGTTGACGGCGAGGGGGAAATCACGGCGGACCGCCCAACCCCGGGCGACCCGATGCTGGAGCCGCAGGCCCCGGCGGATGGACTGCCGGTGCCGGAAGCCAACGCGGGCGAGGGCGTTGATCTGCCCGACGACGCTGAGGTTCTCGTGCCCACAACGGCGGACGGCTCCCCAACCGAGGGGCCGGGCTTTGACCCGACCATGCCGCCCGATGGGCTCGCCGCGAACGACTTCGACCCGCTCAACCCAACCTTGCTGCCGGGCGTCGAACCGGACGTGCTGATCCCCGGCCCGGTTGATCCGCTCGCGCCCGTTATCACGAAGAGCAACCCGTTTACCGACTACTTCGACCCATTTTTCGGCGTATATTTGCCGGCGCGGGGCGACGAGCCGGTGCTGCCGGACGGCGAGGGCGGCGGCTACACGGTCGACAACCTGTTCGTGTTCGGCGACCGCCTGACCGAGAACGGCGGCGAGTTCGGCAAGAACGCTGTAGCGGAGAGCACGGGCCCGAACCCGCCCTACGACGCCGCGCCGTACTCGCCGCTCGGCAACTTCACCGACGGCTTGAACTGGACCACCTACCTCGGGCGCATCCTGGGCGTCGAGGACTACGCTGAGCAGGACACCAACTTCAGCTACCTCGATGCCACGGCGCGCGAGTTGGTCAACCCGGTCGACCCGTTCGGCGAGGCGACCGAGTTGAACACCTTCGCGGGCCAGATCGACACCTTCAAGGAGGCCTACGGCACGTTCGACGAGGACGACCTAGTGGTCGTCAACTTCGGCGGCAACGACCTGACCCTGCCGCCGGAGGAGGGCGTTGCGCCGGAGGAGGCCGCGCAGCAATCGATCCAAGCTACCGTCGACGGCATCGCGAGCTTGCAAGCGTTGGGTGCCAAGAACTTCCTGGTCGGGCTCGTCCCGCCGGTCGAGCTGGCGCCGATCTTCAGCGACCCGGAGTTCCAGGCCCTCCTCGGCGTCGAGCCGGGCTTCTTCGGCCCGGTGGTCGAGGGCTACAACCAGGGTTTGACGGCCGCGCTGGAGGCTTACGAGGTGGAATCGGGCGCGAACATCGAGATCTTCGACGTCAACGCGCTGTTCGACACCATCGCGGCGGAGCCGGGGGCGTACGGCTTCGTCAACGTGGACGAGCCGGTCTTGATCAGCCAGACGCCGCTGACCGGCGAGCCGCCGGTCTACAACCCGGCGATCGTCGGGCAGGACCCGGCGGTGCAGCACGCAACGCTGTTCCTCGACCCGTTCTTCCACCCAACCGCGCTCGGCCACTCGATCCTCGCCGAGACGGCGCGAGACGAGCTGCTCGGTCTGGGCGCTGTTCCTGAACCAACACCTGAAGAAACAGGACTGACCATTGGGCTTTACGATTCGGACAGCAATAATCTGATCGCGCCTCTTAACGATGGTCAGCAAATTCTGGCGAGTGAAGTTGCAGGTAAGAATCTAACAATTTCTGCATCAGTCCCAGAAGACAGTGTCTACTTTGGACAGGTGGAGAGCATGTCCCTAAATCTAAATGATGGTCAAGTCACTAAAACAGAGAATATAGCTCCCTACGCTCTATTCGGTGATAAAAATTGGGGGGAGGCTCTCACAGGAGGAATTGTTTTGCAGGGGGAAAACACCATCGCTTTTGAGCTGTATTCCCAGGATCGACTCGGCGGCAACCTGCTTGAAACCGTAACTGTAGACTTCACTATTACCTAAGCATCCCTGGGTTCGACAGTCCGTTGATAGCCAACTTGATCGTCTGAAGGCAGAACTCTGGTTGGGTATTGACGGGCTCAAGAACATTTGCCAAATTGAGCATTCTCGCCATCGTAGCGTTTTCAACTTCCTCGTCAATTTGTTAGCGGGGTTGGTTGCCTATACCTATCAAGAGAAAAAGCCATCTTTAGATATCCATTCCCACGGTTTGCCAGCTCTACCTCCTGCTATTTTTTGACTCGTCGAACTCACGTTGCTAAGTATGAAACTTAAGCCATTTGCTTTTACATTTCTCACTCTTTGTCTTGCCGCTGTTGCCGGAATGCCAGCTGCACAATCTGCATCGCTGTCAGTCATTGCCGAAGGTCTTGATAATGCACGCGGTATTAGCACTGACCCTAGCGGTAATATTTGGGTTACAGAGACAGGTGTAGGGGGACCAGGTGTAGGGGAAGGCGCAGGATGCGTACAATCACCTAGCGTGCAATATGCTCCTATATGTTCTGGTAATACTGCAGCTGTAACTAGAATTACACCAGACGGTAAGCAAGAGCGTGTATTTAAAGGACTACCGTCTCTAGCAATCCAGCCTTCAGGAATTGAGGGTGCCGGTCCTCAGGACCTCAAATTTGATTCCAGCGGCAACGCTTATGGGGTTTATGGCTTTGCTGGCGATCCGGCAATCCGCGAGGCAATATTCGGCGATTCTGCGTTCGGTCAGCTATATAGACTCGACCCAAACCAAGGACCGATTAGTATTGCCGATCTGGCAGGCTACGAACTGGCTAATAATCCCGATGGCGGCGATGTAATTACCAACCCCTATGCTTTAGCACTCAAAGATGATACTGCTTATGTCGTTGATGCGGGTGCAAATGTGCTATACACTGTAGGGCTTGATGGCAGCGGTATTAAGGAAGCAATTCCGTTTTCTAGCCGTCCGTTTGATGTTGGTCCTAATGCCTTCCCACCTCCCGATCCAAATCAGCCCCTACTTCCTGGTTTCGAGAATGGACCACCCGAGCAAATTGACCTACAACCAGTACCTACAGGTGTGGCAATTGGTCCTGATGGTGCTGCTTATGTAAGCGACCTCTCAGGTTTTCCTTATCCCGAAGGTGGGTCGCGGATCTATCGCATTAACGAAAACGGTGAGCCAGAAGTCTATGCTGATGGTTTTACCATGCTCGCTGACTTGGAGTTCGATCAAGACGGCAATTTGTTGGCTTTACAGTACGCCGACAAGCCTCAGTGGACTGGTGAGTTAGCTGCTTCTCTGTTCCAAATCGCCCCTGATGGGACTCGTACAACTCTCGTCGCTGCTGGTGAGGGATTAGAGGCGACTACTGACATCCATGTTGGTCCTAATAATGAAATTTATGTCACGAACAAAGGCGATCGCCCAGATGTAGGGCAAGTCATTCGGGTTGACAGAACAGAGTCTGTCCCCGAGCCCACTTCTGTTTTGGGAGTGTTAGCGTTTGGTGCTTTAGGCAGTGGTGCTTGGCTGCAGCGCAAGCGTCAACAACAGCTACTTGATGAAGTGAAATTTGCTAATGGCTTAAAAGACTAGAAAGTAGCGACACCTGAAAACAGCACTACAGTCTGGTCAGGGGTTGGCGAACTAGTGAATTCGGTGGCACAAAGTTCTGTCGCATTGGCTGCATAGAGCAGCGATCGCCATCAAATTTTAAATCAACAGGGTGCATCAACTTTTGTGTAGAGCAAGACAAGCAATTACTCGCAGACAATCAGAAACTAAACAAGTGGTGTAATTTCGCTAAGGTGATCGCTCGGTAAAGCAACCACTAAGTTGGTCACAACCAGGAGTGTAAATTCATGGGATTAGTCAAAAATTTGTCAGTTACCCTTGCCTGTGCCGGATTCATGGTCCTGGCAACAGCAGTGGAAGCCAAAGCCCAGCTAACCTTAGAGTACGAGAAGCAAATTGGTAGTCCTGGATTCGGTCCTGGAGAGCTTTTTGTTCCTCAGGGTATAGGGGTGCAGGACGAAACTGGAAATACTTATGTCAGTAATGGTCGGGGTCTTAACCCAGACGGCACTTTTAACCCAAATCTCGGTAACCGGGTTGATGTATTCGACCCTCAGAGTAACTATCTGAGGTCAATTGGCAGTGGTAGCCAGGAACCTGGACAGGGTTTCGACGAGCCAGCAGACCTAAAATTTAATCCCAAGACTGGCAACCTGCATGTGGGTGATGTTTTCAACAGCGAAATCGATGTATACAAGCCCGATACAGGGGAATTCGTTAGATCCTATGGCTCCTTTGGCGGTCCTGTAGAAGGTAGGCTCTTCTTTGGTCCAGGGGGTATGTCATTCGGTAACGATGGCAATCTGTATGTGACTGATTTTAGCGAGGACATTGTCAAGGTATACAATGGTCAGGACGGTGAGCTAGTTAAGACAATCGGTAGCCCTGGCAGTGAACTTGGGCAGTTTAGCGGACCAGCAGGTATAACAGTTTCCCCCAACACTGGCAATATCTATGTAGGCGATCAGTACAACGGTCGCATTCAGGTACTCAATCCAGAAGGAGACCCCCTATTTGCCTTTGGCGAACGTGGTAGCGAACCTGGGCAATTTAGAGAGCCGATTGGCGTAGAAGTGGACGAGTTTGAGAATATCTATGTGGCTGATTCTCAAAATAGCCGCGTCCAGGCATTTGATAAAGACGGTAACTTCCTCACTGCATTTGGCGAACCTGCTCGCAATGAATCTGGCGAAATTGTACCACCTCCTGCCCTAGGTGGACCGCCCTTTGGCGACCCCCTCGTTCTCGAACCAGGCACGTTTAACTGGACCGCTGGTTTACACTACGACAATGACAAGCTCTATGTGGGCGACTTCTTCCAAGGTCGCGTCCAAGTGTTATCAGTAAACCGAGAAACCACCGAAGTTCCAGAGCCTTCGGCTGTATTAGGTATAGCGGTGCTGGGAGCTGGTTCAGTTGCTGTTAAATTCAGAAAACAGCGGCAGCAAAAGACTGCTGTTTAACCACTAGTAAGGGCAGGTTGAGCGCGCATTTCGTTTTCCCACTGAAATTTAATCTAAACCCGCCCCTACCAACACCGATTACACATAGAAAATACACCTTAATTTTCAGATGTCATGTCTCTGATTCATCTAAACCAAACGAGTGTTACTGACTTACTGCATAGCTGGCTTTCACAGTATGTAACGCAGGAAAATCTCACATGGCTAGATGAGAAGAGAGAGCAAATTGCTGGGGGTGCCCCTGTGCGAGTATTCTTTACTGCCTTCAGCGCGGTGCCTCGCTACACAGGTAAAAAAGATCTTGAGCTAACATCAGCAGACTTACAAGCCGCCTCGGCAATGCGGACAGGTTGGTTTCCTGGTCATTGGAGTATAGATCAAGCCGCTCGCACACTACTAGTATTGGCTCTCCCTCAGGAGAATGCAGAAAAATATCTGCGGACACTGGAGCAAGTCTTTATCACTGCCGATGTAGGAGAGTTGGTGGCGCTGTATCAAGCCTTACCACTTTTGCCTTATCCAGAACAACATCGTGTCCGCGCTGCTGAGGGAGTTCGTAGCAATATGACAGCAGTTTTCAATGCTGTGGCTTTACGAAATCCCTATCCTGCCGAGTATTTTGATCGCCTTGCTTGGAACCAGATGGTATTGAAAGCCTTGTTTGTAGGTAGCCCTCTGCATCTAATCCAGGGTCTCGATCGCCGTGCCAATCCAGAACTGGCGCAGATGTTAGTTGACTATGCCCACGAACGTTGGGCTGCTAAACGCTCTGTATCTCCCGAACTCTGGCGATTAGTGGGGCTCTTTGCTGATACTGCCATGCTAGCGGATTTGGAGCGATCGCTCGCCGACCCCGATCCAACCCAGCAAGCCGCCGCCGCCCTCGCTTGTGCCCAATCTCCCTTAACCCAGGCTCAAGCCCTCCTTGCCCGGTACCCAGACTTAAAAACTTCTATTCAAACAGGAAAACTGACTTGGCAGCAATTAGCTATAGCAATCTGATTTGATTTGTGGGGCAGGCTTCCAGCCTGCACAGGCAAGATGCGGGGCTAGCTTTTCCTCTTCCCCTGACCCCTGACCCCTAGCCTCTTCTTCGGTCAATGGATACCAATTATAAATACCAATTGCATGATGTTTATTGATCCTCACATTCATATGACTGCCCGCACGACCTACGATTATTTGGTAATGCGGGAGTCGGGTGTTGTCGCTGTGATTGAGCCAGCCTTTTGGTTGGGACAACCTCGTACTAGCGTTGGCACATTCCAAGATTACTTCAACAGCTTAGTAGGGTGGGAACGGTTTCGGGCTGGTCAGTTTGGGATTCGGCATTACTGCGCGATCGGCTTGAACCCGAAAGAAGCGAATAACGAACCCTTGGCAGAAGCAGTGATGGAACTTTTGCCTTTGTATGCCTGCAAAGAAGGTGTAGTCGCCATCGGTGAAATTGGCTACGACGACATGACACCCGTAGAGGATAAATACTTCCGCCAGCAGTTGGAACTAGCAAAAGAACTGGACACGGTGGTATTGATCCACACCCCCCATCGCAACAAAAAGGCAGGCACAAGTCGCAGCATGGATGTCTGCATTGAGCATGGGTTAGATCCATCGCGGGTGATCGTGGATCACAACAACGAAGAGACAGCTCAGGAAGTTCTAGATCGTGGCTTCTGGGCAGCCTTCACGATTTACCCCTATACAAAAATGGGGAATGCCCGCATGGTGGAGATTGTACGCCAATACGGGTGCGATCGCATCATCGTTGATAGTAGCGCCGATTGGGGTATCAGCGATACTCTAGCTGTGCCGAAGACTGCTCAACTGATGTTGGAACGAGGAATTCCTGAATCCCATGTGCAAGCTGTTTGTTACAAAAATGCCCTGACTGCCTACAGCCAGAGTGGTCAAATGCAAGAGGCAGATTGGCTCAACCCAGCGTCAATTGACCAACGACAACTCTTCAATGGTAATTCCGTGCTGCGGGGACAGGAACCGATGGTCGAGTCCAGCCGTGATTACGCACTGATCGAGTGAGCAAACAGTAATGGATTTTGAGGGATAAAATCTATCGGCAGATTAAAGGTAAAAGGGAAATTATATCAAATCCGGTTGATTGCCCATGATTTGGCAGCCCTCACCCCTTGCCCCTCTCCCAAGCTTGGGAGAGGGGTGCCGGAGGCGGGGTGAGGGCGAGATTTTACAGTCATTCAAGCGGATTTGATATTACCCTAACCCCCGACCCCTGACCCCTGACCCCTGCTTCTACAAGGAGACTTTGAGTGAATGCTGCAACTTTAAATTCCCATCGCTTGTGGGCGTATTTACAGCTAATGCGACCTGCAAACATTGTCACTTCTTGGGCAGATGTTCTGGCTGGCTTCGCTGCTTCGGGTTCCATTATGTTCCTGAATACAGAGGGACAATCAGTGCTTGCAACTTTAGTGCCGCTGGCGTGTTTGCTGGTGGCTACTACAGGTTTGTATGGTGGTGGCGTAGTTTTCAATGATGTATTCGATGCTGAACTAGATTCCCAAGAGCGACCAGAACGACCGATTCCCAGTGGGAGAGCGTCCCGTCAAGGTGCAATTTTACTAGGGAGTCTGCTTTTGCTTGTCGGCATAGTTGCAGCCTTTCAAGTCTCGTGGTTGAGCGCTATTTTGGCTCCGAGTATAGCGGTTACTGCCTTACTTTATGATGCTTTCGGGAAGCATCACCCGGTTCTTGGTCCTCTTAACATGGGGGTTTGTCGCGGCGGCAACCTCTTGTTAGGCATTAGTGTCGTACCAGCAATGGTAGGGGAATATTGGTTTTTGGCTCTGATTCCCATCGTTTACATTGCTGCTGTCACTGCCATCAGCCGAGGTGAAGTACACGGAACAAAAGGTAACACTGGAATCATTGCGTTGCTGCTGATTGGCATAGTCATTGCCGGGCTTGTAGGGTTAGGGCTATTAAAGGATTATAAAATCCTCGCGGCATTACCATTTCTTGCTTTATTTGCTGGGCGAGTGTTGCTACCTTTTATCAAAGCTGTGCGCGAACCAACCCCAAATCAAATCCGCATGGCAGTGAAAGCTGGCGTATTGTCACTCATCGTTTTGGATGCGACGGTTGCTGCTGGGTTTTCAAGTTTGTTCTATGGATTGCTGGTCTTGAGCTTACTGCCACTCTCAATCGCACTGGCGCAAATTTTTGCTGTGACTTGAAGCCTAGATGCCGCACGCACCAAAGACTAGAATCCTATTTCGCTAGCTCAATTGTATGATACCAGAGAAGTTAAAACTCACGGACGAACGCCTGATCGAGCTTTTACGCGATCGCCTCACAATTCTGACTGAATCAGGACTTCCAACTTTTGAGGAACAAATTTCATCGGTTGCTCCCCTTTTAGCACAGCTCGGCGTGCCTGAATTTGTTTGGAAAAATACTATGGCAATGAGTTGTCTAGCGGTGCTTTCCGCTAGGTCTTCTGAAAAGAATGTCACACCCCAAAAAATTACCGTGATCGGTGGACGTGGCAGAATGGGAAAATTCTTTGCCCAGCAACTATCTGCCGCAGGTCACAACGTGAGTGTTCTCGGAAACCAAGATTGGGAGTATGCAGATATACTACTGGGTGAGGCAGATCTAGTCTTAATCAGCGTTCCGATTGAGTGCACGGTAGATGTAATCCAGCGTGCAGCTGAATATCTTGCCCCCACTACAGCCCTAGCTGATATCACTAGTATCAAGACCGAGCCAGTACAAACGATGCTCAAATACCATATTGGACCTGTAATGGGATTACATCCAATGTTTGGTCCTAGCATCAAATCGTTCTCAGGACAAAAAGTTGTAGTTTGTCCAGGCAGACAAGATGATTCATTTCAATGGCTCCTTCAGTTTATTGCCAGTAAGGGTGCAGAGCTAATCGTATGCACTCCCGAAGAGCATGACTGGATTATGGTAATCGTCCAGGCAACCCGGCACTTCTCCAGGTTTAGCCTCGGTGTTTTCTTAGCGGCAGAAAAAATTGACATAGACCGTAGCTTGTCGATGTCTAGTCCAAGTTACCGCCAAGAGATTGACATAGTAAACCGTTTGTTTGCCCAAAGTCCATCTTTATGCGTAGACATCATGTTGGCTACAGAAGAAAGATGTCAGGCGATTGAAAAATTAGCGAACACCTACAGCCGTTTAGCACAGCTAGTAGCAAAGAAAGACCGAGCCGCCTTAATCCAAAAATTTGAAACAACTCAGAGCTTTTTTAAACAGAAAAGTGACCGCCCTTTAGAGAGCGATTATGCGATCGCTACTTTTAGCAGCTAATACCCTAATACAGCTCCCTCCAACCAAGTTAAGGGGAACGGAGGGATCGGACCAGAAAAGGAAACTATGCTGATTGACATCTTTCACGATACTGCCTGCCCTTGGTGCCGGATCGGCAAAAAGCACCTGTTCGATGCGCTCAAACAATGGCAAGGCGAAGCCGTAGATATTCGGTGGCACGCCTTCTTACCAGATGACACTATTCCTCCTGCGGGAATTCCTTTTCGTACTTTCATGAAAGCGAGAAAAGGGATCGACCCCGAAGAACTACATCGGCTATTTGACTACACTCGGCAAAGGGGTGAGGTAGCTGGGGTCAAGCTAGATTTCGAAAAAATGTCTTTGGCTGTCAATACGAAGCTTTCCCACCGATTAATCGCACTGGCACCCGAAAATAGCAAAGTTGCTGTCGTTGAAGCGATTTACAAAGCTTATTTTGAAGATGGTTTGAA
This window of the Chroococcidiopsis sp. CCMEE 29 genome carries:
- the scyB gene encoding tryptophan dehydrogenase ScyB, coding for MKLFETVKEMGHEQVLFCHDKDLDFKAIIALHDTSLGPAMGATRLWSYASEQDALRDVLRLSRGMTYKAACANIPVGGGKAVIIANPDNKTDEMLRAYGRFVNSLKGRFITGQDVNITPQDVSTIRQETNYVVGVEEKSGGPAPITAMGVFLGVKAAVEFRLNKTDVAGIKVAVQGLGNVGKNLCKHLHENGAKLFVTDISREKTDEIKCLYGATVVEPNEIYSLDVDIFSPCALGGILNSATIPQIKASIVAGAANNQLEDEVLHGKILEAKRILYCPDYVINAGGLINVYNEMIGYDEERAFQQLNNIHDTLLEIFSRAQKQEITTHEASKRLAEDRILKAKHLKAMALA
- the scyC gene encoding scytonemin biosynthesis cyclase/decarboxylase ScyC (ScyC, an enzyme in the biosynthesis pathway for the cyanobacterial natural sunscreen scytonemin, performs a cyclization and decarboxylation on the compound ScyA produces.), translated to MERNTFATSAYIATSPEIAFDYLCELKNLDEWTLFSRMIEQVDENTWLGTASGYQRNLYYHVRKIENSQFSGIEWHCGFEYQKYFQVYPVLLFPPNYIEPGSDEAGVYFHWLSFVDPDRRTPMIMEGIHTVHTSECRSLKAILERKAGCKEALQGRYKIETDTIYIDAPIDLAIAYLQDLRNINEWAHLLRPQGEIGSHSGEFLDEYDQKVKVTFRTHDLSNYYLIEQDYFYPDYGFIQRCPVILIPCSYAFGNSSARGCIQHRLSFWLIDKPLRHGKLQLEDFGAESMNIKRMLEAKAGNLETFARGMSYVAT
- a CDS encoding ScyD/ScyE family protein — its product is MNAAPGEEDVILDLPAQYSSGNAGFFNRQNESVPTAVTVGPDGALYASELSALPYPKGYARVLRVSNPEGVASYDGRTPGGTGQIYASGFEQLNGLTFDEDGALYALEYVNGSTVYDPKIPFEDLPPSRLIRVDPDGTRKQISGEELRFGNYVLAHEGKVYAAIGNGDIDKGQVLAYEQDAETGEWSYKVVAENLNNPRGMDIGPDGNLYVLESGKGTPADDPNAEDALSVQFIPGLVSQRAGYTGAISRIDIENGGQERVYEGLPSTIEYNPNTGEDRILSIGPNGLAIGEDGTAWIASGGGLSVQTAEALGEFGEGLRGVLRLEGLFGEDPSQATWTPAFDSVQYAIENGADGATTLFNTQSNLNDIEIGPDGQLYAVDAARNVMYGLSPDGEEVESVTVLQKTPPVLTPPQYGLVVQAGGDPSADYRVEIIERTFKGENDLPDTPGRQQALANAAMTPVEGGNGEPPLRGEDATIGGILGEAGVPGDFSGVDGEGEITADRPTPGDPMLEPQAPADGLPVPEANAGEGVDLPDDAEVLVPTTADGSPTEGPGFDPTMPPDGLAANDFDPLNPTLLPGVEPDVLIPGPVDPLAPVITKSNPFTDYFDPFFGVYLPARGDEPVLPDGEGGGYTVDNLFVFGDRLTENGGEFGKNAVAESTGPNPPYDAAPYSPLGNFTDGLNWTTYLGRILGVEDYAEQDTNFSYLDATARELVNPVDPFGEATELNTFAGQIDTFKEAYGTFDEDDLVVVNFGGNDLTLPPEEGVAPEEAAQQSIQATVDGIASLQALGAKNFLVGLVPPVELAPIFSDPEFQALLGVEPGFFGPVVEGYNQGLTAALEAYEVESGANIEIFDVNALFDTIAAEPGAYGFVNVDEPVLISQTPLTGEPPVYNPAIVGQDPAVQHATLFLDPFFHPTALGHSILAETARDELLGLGAVPEPTPEETGLTIGLYDSDSNNLIAPLNDGQQILASEVAGKNLTISASVPEDSVYFGQVESMSLNLNDGQVTKTENIAPYALFGDKNWGEALTGGIVLQGENTIAFELYSQDRLGGNLLETVTVDFTIT
- a CDS encoding ScyD/ScyE family protein, which encodes MKLKPFAFTFLTLCLAAVAGMPAAQSASLSVIAEGLDNARGISTDPSGNIWVTETGVGGPGVGEGAGCVQSPSVQYAPICSGNTAAVTRITPDGKQERVFKGLPSLAIQPSGIEGAGPQDLKFDSSGNAYGVYGFAGDPAIREAIFGDSAFGQLYRLDPNQGPISIADLAGYELANNPDGGDVITNPYALALKDDTAYVVDAGANVLYTVGLDGSGIKEAIPFSSRPFDVGPNAFPPPDPNQPLLPGFENGPPEQIDLQPVPTGVAIGPDGAAYVSDLSGFPYPEGGSRIYRINENGEPEVYADGFTMLADLEFDQDGNLLALQYADKPQWTGELAASLFQIAPDGTRTTLVAAGEGLEATTDIHVGPNNEIYVTNKGDRPDVGQVIRVDRTESVPEPTSVLGVLAFGALGSGAWLQRKRQQQLLDEVKFANGLKD
- the scyF gene encoding scytonemin biosynthesis PEP-CTERM protein ScyF (ScyF is a conserved protein in biosynthesis systems for the scytonemin, a Trp-derived cyanobacterial natural sunscreen, although it is not absolutely required.), whose protein sequence is MGLVKNLSVTLACAGFMVLATAVEAKAQLTLEYEKQIGSPGFGPGELFVPQGIGVQDETGNTYVSNGRGLNPDGTFNPNLGNRVDVFDPQSNYLRSIGSGSQEPGQGFDEPADLKFNPKTGNLHVGDVFNSEIDVYKPDTGEFVRSYGSFGGPVEGRLFFGPGGMSFGNDGNLYVTDFSEDIVKVYNGQDGELVKTIGSPGSELGQFSGPAGITVSPNTGNIYVGDQYNGRIQVLNPEGDPLFAFGERGSEPGQFREPIGVEVDEFENIYVADSQNSRVQAFDKDGNFLTAFGEPARNESGEIVPPPALGGPPFGDPLVLEPGTFNWTAGLHYDNDKLYVGDFFQGRVQVLSVNRETTEVPEPSAVLGIAVLGAGSVAVKFRKQRQQKTAV